CTTGATCGCCTTGTCGTCGGCGTCTTTTGGAACGCCCAACACTGCATAGTAGTCCTTGCCCATGACGGTCATACGCTCAGGTGCTTGAGCGTACCATACTCAAGTGACGGGCCAGAGGGTGTGGACGTTTCAGGTCCCGCCTCCGTCCTGGCCCGCGTCGTGCCTGACGATCCTTAGGGTTCTGACAGGTCGAGATTCAAGCGTGCCGACCCGAAAATGAAACCTGTGGACTTGGCGAGCCTTGAAATCAGAATGTCGCGGAGCGAAAACCTCCCGACTTTGCCTCAGGCTGCAAGCCAGGTCTTGCGATTGGCCGACGATCCTGACGCCAGTCCGCGAGAGATCGAGCGTGCGATCGAAATGGACCCGGCCATCACGGCCAAAATCCTCAAGGTCGCTAATTCGGCCTACTACGGCGCCACCTCCGTTCCCACGATCGGACGGGCGATCTCGTTCTTGGGGCTGACCACGGTCCGCTCGGTCGTGATCAGCATCGCGATGCAGCAGATGATTTCTGGCCGGACCCAGTGCCCCAGTTTCGACAAACTCTCTTACTGGCGCCACTCGTTGGCCGTCGCCACGACGGCCCGAATCCTTGGCAAGATCAAGTTCCCTGCACGGGCGGAGGAGCTCTTTTGCGCGGCTATGATGCAAGAAATCGGCATCCTTGCAATGGATAAGTTCGTACCTCAAGACTTGCATGCGACGATTTTGAAAGCCCGTGAAGCCGGGCAACCGTTGACCGACGTCCAAGAGCGGGCGCTGGGCTTCTCCTACATCGGCGTGGGCGTCGTGCTGGCCAAGAAGTGGGGCATGAGCGCCCTGATCCAAGAGGCGATCCAAGACCAGGGTCTCTTCGACCCGTTCTCACCGGGCGCCGACGCTGCGGCCGTCATGTCGTTGTCGAACACGGTCGCCGGGCAACTCGGGTTCATGCACAGCGGGCTTCCAGCACCGCCGACCGACGAAGCCGCCGCCGAGCACCTCGCGATCTCCGAAGCGCAGTTAGGCGTCGTGAAAGACGTCGTCGCGCAGGAAATCGCTAAGGCCCAGGACACGTTCCAGATCGCGGCCTGAACGGCTAACCGGCCGAATTGACGGGACGTTCGTCCACAAGTTTCGCGGTATCGTATTCAGTACCGTGCGCTACTCTAGGTTGCTTTTTGGGATCTTTGTAGCCTGCCTCACCGGATCGAGTCATGGACAGGCCAAGCTGCTTTTCGATGTCGCGACCGACTTACGCTGGCCGAGTGGCACGGTGCCCGTGCTGTTGCCACTCGCCACAGGCGATTGGGCGGCAGGGTACATGGGTCTCGATCGAAAAGCCATTGAGGTCTTGGGCCAGGATTGCCTACGTAAGTCGCTCGATTGGTACATACCGTCCACCGAACTGACACCTCGAAGGTTTACAGCCGGCGACAAGATCTATCTCAGCTACAATTTGCCGAACAATTCCGGTGGCGTGGCGGCGTGGACGTTGAACGGCTCGTTGTCTTTCGTCCGGGAAGTCGCCCCGTATCAGGGCGGGAATGTCCTGGCGTGCGCGATGCCCGGGGGTGGGTGTGCCGTCGCCTATTCCATTAAGCAGCAGAACAACTCCTCACGAGGGGCTAGGATCGAGTTCCTTGACTCAAGCGGCTCGCTGATCTGGACGACGGACTTTGACCCGGACAACTCCAACGTCGATGCTTCGCCTAGCGACCTCTGTGTCTCGGCAGACGGGAACGTCTTCTTCCGTTTTGGGGAAAACGTAAGAGGATTAGCCCTCTTTCAGCCTTTCTTGGGGCAGGCGACTGTCCCTGGGATCCGGATCCTGACCGGGCATTCCAGCGGATTCGTTACTGCGAGCGGATCGACCGTGAAGCTGTTTTCTTCAATCGCGACGCAGCAATGGTCGAAGTCATTGTCGTTCACGAACACCGTGACCATCACGACCGGTGCTTCTGGTCGCATAGCGGTCGGCGGAGGAACAGGAGGCTTTGACAACAAGTGCGCGTTCGCCCTCCTTGATACCGCAGGGAACACCTTGATCCAGAAGGTCTTGACGATCGGTTCGTCGGTTTCCGGTCTGAGGCCCACACTTGACGGCGGTGTCACGGTCCGATGCACGGGATCGGCAGAACTTGTCCAACATTATGGTCCGACAGGAGTGTTGCAGTTCAGTATTCCGCTACCCTCGACCGGCACGTGGGCGGGCGGCCTCGATGATTCGATCCTCTTGTTCGTCCCGGCGCTCGTTTCGAAGTTCGCGTCCTACGATGCGGCCGGCCAATT
This genomic window from Armatimonadota bacterium contains:
- a CDS encoding HDOD domain-containing protein; amino-acid sequence: MDLASLEIRMSRSENLPTLPQAASQVLRLADDPDASPREIERAIEMDPAITAKILKVANSAYYGATSVPTIGRAISFLGLTTVRSVVISIAMQQMISGRTQCPSFDKLSYWRHSLAVATTARILGKIKFPARAEELFCAAMMQEIGILAMDKFVPQDLHATILKAREAGQPLTDVQERALGFSYIGVGVVLAKKWGMSALIQEAIQDQGLFDPFSPGADAAAVMSLSNTVAGQLGFMHSGLPAPPTDEAAAEHLAISEAQLGVVKDVVAQEIAKAQDTFQIAA